In Candidatus Manganitrophus noduliformans, the genomic stretch CGTTCAGCTTGTCCTCCAAAGCGGTCTCTTCTCGGAGAAGGCAAAGGAATATGCCGAAAAGGGGTTGGAGCGGTTGCTGGGACGGCCGATCCAAATCGGGGAGGTCGAACTTCGCTCTCTCTCCGCCTCGGTGGTGCTGAAGGGGGTCTCCGCCCGACCGACTGGCGATGTCTCCCCCTTTTCGGCCCAAGAGATTCGGGTTTATTTCAGTCCTTGGTCTCTGCTGACCCAATCTTTTTTTATCCGGCAGATCGTGATCGAGTCTCCCGCGATCATGCTGACACCCGCATTCCTCCCTCAGACTCCCCCCCCCTCGCCGGAGCAACGGGAGGGGAGCCCTCCGGCGGTCGTCGTTCGGACCGTTCGAATCAAGAACGGATCGCTTTCTTATCAGGGAGCCGGCCTGCTCCGCTCCCTTTCGCTCCAGGAGATCGAGGCGGAGATCCGGCCCGATCTGGGAATGACCCGATTCGAGATCGACCTCGCGGCGGCAAAGGGACGGATTTCAACCGAGAAGGAGGAGAGAACGATCGACCGGTTGGAGACGAAAGTCGCCTTGATTCCCGGAGAAGTCGAGATCCGGCAGGGCTCGCTTACCTCCGGACGAGCGCACCTCTTGACGGAAGGGAAGGTCCACACGGGAGAAGACAACCGGCTCGACCTGCAGATCGACCTCCGTTTTCCCCTGGAGGAGGCGCCCGTTGCTCTCATCACCGAAAGAAAACTCTCCGGCGAGGCGATCGTGCAGGGGCAACTCACCGGCGCCTATCCCAACCTTGCCGCCGCAGGAAAGATCACCCTGCCGCAGCTTTCCTCGGAAGGGGCCGAGATCGGCTCTCTCCTCTCGGAAATCTCCTACCGGGATCGAAAGGTCGTGGTCTCTTCCTTCTCCGGCGAGCTCTTCAAAGGGACCTTCAGCGGGGAGGCGGAGGGCGATTTCATGGAGGAGACGCCGACCTACCGCGCCTCGCTTCAATACGGACGTCTTCCTTTGGAGAAGACGCGAAAGCTCCTTTCGAATCTCCCGTCGGAAATGGACCGGGCGCTGGAAGGAATTTTTCTCGACGGCGATTTCTCCATTTCCGGAAAAGGGGCGGCCCCGGCCGATTGGGCGGGAGGAGGCCGTCTGGAAGCAAAACGGCTTCCCCTCTTTTCCCCTCCGTTTCGCGCCGACGCGGGACGCACCCAGAAGTTGATCGCCCTGCTTCAAGGGGGAGTCCTCCAATGGAGATGGTCGGAGAGCCGGCTGTCGATCGACCAGGGAAGGCTCGCTTTCCCGAATGCAGAAGCGACTTTTCACGGAAATTGGAGCCGACAGCAAGGCCTCTCCATCGAAGCGGCCGCCCTCTCCGAGGAGGTCCGGGGATTGACCCGGGCGCTCGACTTTCCCTTCACCGGAGCGCTGCAGGTTGAAGGAACCCTCTCCGGAGAGATCGATCATCCCCGCGTCGAAGGGCACGCTCTGCTCGACCGATGGACCTTCCAGGGCAAAGCGATGGGAACCCTTTCCTCCCAATTCCTTCTCCAGGACCGGCGCCTCTTATTAAAGGAGGGGTCTCTGGAATCTCCCCCCACCGGGAAGAAATCCGCATCGGCGCCCTATCGTTTCGACGGGAGCATTCAGTGGGCCCACCCTGAAGCGCCGATGTTCGACCTTCAAGCCAAGATCGCCTCCGCCGATCCCCAGGCGGTCTTCGACTTCTTCAAACTCTCCATTCCGCTTCGGACCGCGGCGACCGGAACGCTGACCATCAAAGGATCGCCCCGGGCCTTCGCGGTCAAGGGGCCGCTGCGCTTGACGCGGGGCTCTCTCTACGGTGAGCGTTTCGACCGGGGAAGAGTCGATCTGACGGTCACGAACGAAGAGGTCCAGCTTCGCAAGGTCTCCCTGGAGCGGGGGACGGTTCGCATCGCGGGAGAAGGAGAGATCCGGTTCAACGGGACCTATCGGATCGCGGCGAAAGGGGCGCATCTCCCCATTCACGAGATCGAGATAATCCAGCTCCGGGCGCCGCTTCTCTCCGGAAAGATGGGGTTGGAGGTGACGGGCGAGGGAAGTTTTAAGAAACCGAACCTGTTGATCGTCGCTTCCGTCCAGGATCTTCGATATGCCGACACGGAGGGGGATTCCGGAACGGTCAAAGTCGACTGGAGCCAGGGGGCCGTCCGCCTGGAGGGAGCTTTTCCCAAGAAAAACTTTTCCGCGAAGGGAGAGATCCAGCTGACCCCTTCGTACCCCTTTTCTTTCCAGGGCCGCTTTGCGCAGCTTCGGATCGATCCTTTCATCCGACAGTTTTTCTCGACCCCTCTCGCCGGGATCACCCTTCAGATGACGGGGGAGTTGGAAGGAGGCGGACAGCTCACCAAGATGGACCAGGTCAATCTGACCGGATCGCTGACGGAGATTGCGGCCGACTTCGGCGGATACGCCGTCGGGAACGACGGCCCGATCGCCGTCCGATCGGAGGGAGGGGCCTTTGCCTTCGAGAACGCCCGATTGAAGGGAGAGAACACCGCCTTAGAGTTCAACGGAGGGTTGATCCCCCTCCAATCATGGGATCTGTTCGTAAAGGGAGAGGCCGATCTGAATCTTCTCACTTTTTTTTCAAGGACGATTACTTCCGGAAAAGGGAAGGCGACCCTCGACGTGCGGATCTCCGATCAGTGGAAATCACCCCGTATTCTCGGCCAACTCGCCCTTCAAGACGGCACGGTGCGAACGGTCATCTTCCCCCAGTCGGTTCATGTCTCCTCTCTCTCGGTCGTCTTCAACGAACGGGTCCTTCTCCTGGAAACGTTCGAGGGGGAGATGGGACGGGGACGGTTCCAGGCAAACGGGAAGGCCGATCTGGCCGGTTTCGGCGTCGGCCCGTTCGGGTTTCTTCTGGAGGTCGCCGACACGCGAATCAACCTTGCGAGAGACCTGACGGCGACGGTCGACGGCGAGCTCCTCTTCCAGCGGGAGGGATCGGCTCAGACCCTCAAAGGAGAGCTGATCGTGAAGCGGGCGATCTACGACAAGCGGGTCGATCTCAAATCGGTGGCGGTCGAGTGGGCGCAGAAAACGGAGGAGACCTTCAGCAAAGAGACTCCTTTCATCGGCGCGACGAAAATGAACATCCACCTCTCCGGAGAGGAGAATCTCTGGATCGACAACAACCTCGCGAAAATCCCGCTTGAAGCCGATCTCTTTCTGAAGGGGACGCTCGACCGGCCGCTCCTGATCGGCCGGATCGTGGTCCCGCGCGGTTTGATCTATTTCCGGAATAATGAATTCGAGGTGACCTCCGGCTCGGTCGAATTCCTCGACCCCCAGAAGATCAACCCGCGATTTAATTTGAAAGCCAAAACGGTGGTGGAAACAAGGAACAGCAAAGAGAGCCTCGATAAGGATTACGAAATCGATCTCGGTCTCACCGGAACCCTCTCCCAGTTCACGCTGGCGCTCTCTTCCTCTCCCCCGCTCCCGGAGACCGATATTCTCGCCCTTCTCACCTTCGGGGTGACGACGGAGGAGTTCGCCCAGAGGCAAGGAGGGGTGGCCAGCAGCGAGGCGACCAGCCTGATTCTGGCGGAGTTCTTAGAGGGAACGGTTCCGAAAACAGGGTTTGTCGATCGGATCCAGGTCGATCCTTTTGCCGGGGGATCGAAGTCGTCGAGCGGCCCTCGACTCACGGCTGAAAAACGGCTCCTGGAAGACCGGCTCCTGGTGACATATGAGGCCAACCTCGATCCTTCCCAAGAACAGCTGATCCGAATGATTTACGAGCTTGGCAAAAATGTGTCTCTGGTGGGAGAACGAGATCAAGACGGGCAGATGGGAGGGGATGTTCGATTCAGATTCGAGTTCCGATAATCGCGACAATCTGTCTTCTCATCGCCCCTCTTTTTGCTCATGCCCATTCTTGGGAAGGGAAGGTCATTCACCAGGTCGGCATCGATTTATCCGAGCGCTCTTCCGAGCCGGAGGTCTTCGAACAGATCGAACTGCGACCGGGGCAGCGCTACCAGACCCGCCTCATTCGGCAAGCCATCGAACGCCTCTACGCAACCGGCCGCTACCGCGACATCTGGGTGGAGGTCGAACCGGCGGGAGAGGAGGTCACCGTCAAATTCGTCCTCATCGAGCGGCGGCTTCTCTCCTCGATCGACCTCTCCGGAAATTACTTCGTTTCCGAGGAGGAGATTCTCGGTGCGATCGGGATGAAGCCGGGGGACGAGTTTACGGAGGCCCGCTGGGAAAAAGCGCTCTCCGACGTAAGCTCGCTCTATCGAAGAAAGGGATACTTTCAAACCCGCTTCTCGACCGACTTGAAACGGCCCCCCGGCGACCGGAGAGGCGTCGATCTCTCCCTGAAGATTCGTGAAGGGGATCCGGCCAAAATCAGAAACCTCCGTTTAACCGGACAGAAAGTATTTTCAGACACGACGATCAAGCTTCGGATGATGACCTCCTGGCCGAAGGAGTATTATCGCTTCGACAAACTTGAAGAAAATATAAGAGCGGTCGAAGCGTTCTATTACAGCGAGGGCTACTTGAAGGCCGTCGTCGGTCCGCCGATCCTCGATTTTATCGAGCGGACCAATGAGGTCGACATCACCCTTCCGATCGCCGCCTCCAACAAGATCGACCTTCACTTCGACGGGCGGGGTCCCATGTCGGTGAAACAACTGGAGCCGCTGGTCCTCATCAAAGAAGAGGGGAGCGACGATTCGAGCACGCTCGAGCAGAGCGCCCAGGAGATTGAAGAATTCTACCGCAGAGCGGGTTATCCCTTCGTCCAGGTGACCGTCTCCGCCCTTCCCTTTCCGGAGGAAAACCGGACGGAGGTTCGCTTCAAGATCGAAAGCGGTTCCCGAACCCGCATTCGACAGATCAAATTCTCCGGCAACCACTCCTTTTCATCGGAGCGCCTGCGGGAGATCGTCCGCCTCCAAAAAGAGGGTCGCTTCTCGTCGAGTCTTTACACCCGCGAGCAGCTCGACGAGGATGCCTCCGCCCTGGTTCTCTTTTATAAGAGGGAGGGGTTCCGAAACCCGCGCGTCGCCCCCGAGATCGATTATGACGACACCCGAACCGACGCCACGGTCACTTACAAAATAGACGAGGGAATTCGAACCAGGATCGGCCGGATCACTCTTCAGGGGAACCAACGCCTGCCGGAAACGACACTGAAAGAGGCGCTCCGGATCGCGCCGGAAGATCCTTATTATGAAGCGATCGTGAGGGAGGGGGCGCGCCAGCTCCTCTCCGCCTATGAAAAGGAGGGCTATCTTTACGCCGCCGTTCAGTCGCTCACCGATTTCTCCGAGGATCAGACGACCGCCGACATCACCTATGATCTCTCCGAGGGAGAGCAGGTCCGCGTCGGCCGAATCGTTCTCGATGGAAACCTGAAAACACGCGACCACGTTCTCCTCCGTGAGCTCGTCATTCGCGAGGGAGATCCTTATAGCTTCGATCAGATCCTCACGAGCCAGCAGCGCCTCTATCGGACCGGCCTCTTCTCGGGGGTCCGGTTCGAGCCGATTCGCTTTGAAGACAAACCGACGGTTCATGACCTCCAACTCTCGGTGACGGAGCGCCCCAGCATCGGCGTGGAGTTCGGCTTCGGTTATGCCGACTTCGAAGGGGTCCGCGGATTTTTCGAGCTCTCCCATCGGAACCTCTTCGGAACCGGCCGGAGCCTCAGCGCCCGGGCGCAGGGAAGCCGCGTTCAGGAGCTCTATACCCTGAGCTACCGGGAGCCGTGGTTCTTCTTCCGCGACACCGACGCCCATGTGGTGGCGGCCTACGAAGATCGGGAAGAGCGCACCTACGATTTGGAAAGAGCCAGCGGCACCGTCGGCGTCGACAAAAGTTTCTCGAAAACCGTCAAGGGATCGCTCGTCTATCAATACGAACGGAACCGGCTCTCGAATGTCGACCCGGACGCGCAATTGACACAAGAAGATATCGGGCGGGTCACGATCGGGAGCATCACCCCCTCGTTGATCCGAGACACGCGGGACGACCCTTTCAATCCCCGCTCCGGAAGCTTGAACGGAATCACCGTCCAGGACGCCGCGCAAATCTTCGGCTCCGAGGCGCAGTTCGTCAAAACAACGGTTCAGAGCAGCTGGTATCAGGCCCTCTCCGAAAAGCTCGTCTTCGCCTTCTCGGCGCGGGCCGGCGTGGCGCAGCGATTCGGCGAGACCGAGGTGATTCCCCTCACGGAACGGTTTCTCGCGGGAGGGCGCAGCACGGTCCGCGGCTACGGTCAAGACAAGCTCGGGGTGGAGAGGGTCACCATCATCAACGGAGATCCCATCGGCGGAAACGCCATGTTGATCTTCAACGAGGAGCTTCGGATCGCCCTTCCCCGGTCGTTCGGCCTCGTTCTCTTTTTCGATCATGGGAACGTCTGGCTGGACCACCGGGACGTCCGCTTCTCCGACATCAAATCCACCACCGGGATCGGGGTACGGTATAATACTCCTGTGGGGCCGTTCCGGCTCGACTGGGGATACAAGCTCAACCGCGAGGCCGACGAAGATCCCTGGACGGTCCATTTCACCCTCGGACACGCTTTCTAGAAAATCGGGGTGACTTCTTTAGGAGACGAATGCGGTTCTCTTCCAAAGAACGATGGCTCCTCCTCGGAATCGGGCTCCTCCTTCTTTTCTATCTCATCGCCCCCTCCAAAAAAGAGATCCCCCTCCGGAAAGAAGGCGCCACCGATTCGTTGCTCCCTTCGATTGATATCGAGGTCTCCCGGCCCTCTCCTCCCGGCTCCGTTTCCCCCCCCTCCTCGGATCAAGAGGCTCCCCCCTGGGCGACGTTCAACGAAAAAGGGGTGGCCCTCTTCAACAAAGGGCGCTATCAAGAAGCGCTCGATCTTTTTCAACAGGCCTTCGCCCTCCGGCCGGAAGAGATCACCCTCCGCAAAAATGTCGCCCAGGCGCATGCGCAGCTCGGATGGGAGGCGATCCGGCAAAACGCCTTCGCCGACGCGGAGCCCCACTTTGCCGCCTCGATCGAGCAATTCGACAAAGAGGCCGCTTTCTATTT encodes the following:
- a CDS encoding translocation/assembly module TamB domain-containing protein, which produces MSKKWILFIFAALFLLLLAVQLVLQSGLFSEKAKEYAEKGLERLLGRPIQIGEVELRSLSASVVLKGVSARPTGDVSPFSAQEIRVYFSPWSLLTQSFFIRQIVIESPAIMLTPAFLPQTPPPSPEQREGSPPAVVVRTVRIKNGSLSYQGAGLLRSLSLQEIEAEIRPDLGMTRFEIDLAAAKGRISTEKEERTIDRLETKVALIPGEVEIRQGSLTSGRAHLLTEGKVHTGEDNRLDLQIDLRFPLEEAPVALITERKLSGEAIVQGQLTGAYPNLAAAGKITLPQLSSEGAEIGSLLSEISYRDRKVVVSSFSGELFKGTFSGEAEGDFMEETPTYRASLQYGRLPLEKTRKLLSNLPSEMDRALEGIFLDGDFSISGKGAAPADWAGGGRLEAKRLPLFSPPFRADAGRTQKLIALLQGGVLQWRWSESRLSIDQGRLAFPNAEATFHGNWSRQQGLSIEAAALSEEVRGLTRALDFPFTGALQVEGTLSGEIDHPRVEGHALLDRWTFQGKAMGTLSSQFLLQDRRLLLKEGSLESPPTGKKSASAPYRFDGSIQWAHPEAPMFDLQAKIASADPQAVFDFFKLSIPLRTAATGTLTIKGSPRAFAVKGPLRLTRGSLYGERFDRGRVDLTVTNEEVQLRKVSLERGTVRIAGEGEIRFNGTYRIAAKGAHLPIHEIEIIQLRAPLLSGKMGLEVTGEGSFKKPNLLIVASVQDLRYADTEGDSGTVKVDWSQGAVRLEGAFPKKNFSAKGEIQLTPSYPFSFQGRFAQLRIDPFIRQFFSTPLAGITLQMTGELEGGGQLTKMDQVNLTGSLTEIAADFGGYAVGNDGPIAVRSEGGAFAFENARLKGENTALEFNGGLIPLQSWDLFVKGEADLNLLTFFSRTITSGKGKATLDVRISDQWKSPRILGQLALQDGTVRTVIFPQSVHVSSLSVVFNERVLLLETFEGEMGRGRFQANGKADLAGFGVGPFGFLLEVADTRINLARDLTATVDGELLFQREGSAQTLKGELIVKRAIYDKRVDLKSVAVEWAQKTEETFSKETPFIGATKMNIHLSGEENLWIDNNLAKIPLEADLFLKGTLDRPLLIGRIVVPRGLIYFRNNEFEVTSGSVEFLDPQKINPRFNLKAKTVVETRNSKESLDKDYEIDLGLTGTLSQFTLALSSSPPLPETDILALLTFGVTTEEFAQRQGGVASSEATSLILAEFLEGTVPKTGFVDRIQVDPFAGGSKSSSGPRLTAEKRLLEDRLLVTYEANLDPSQEQLIRMIYELGKNVSLVGERDQDGQMGGDVRFRFEFR
- the bamA gene encoding outer membrane protein assembly factor BamA, which translates into the protein MEVEPAGEEVTVKFVLIERRLLSSIDLSGNYFVSEEEILGAIGMKPGDEFTEARWEKALSDVSSLYRRKGYFQTRFSTDLKRPPGDRRGVDLSLKIREGDPAKIRNLRLTGQKVFSDTTIKLRMMTSWPKEYYRFDKLEENIRAVEAFYYSEGYLKAVVGPPILDFIERTNEVDITLPIAASNKIDLHFDGRGPMSVKQLEPLVLIKEEGSDDSSTLEQSAQEIEEFYRRAGYPFVQVTVSALPFPEENRTEVRFKIESGSRTRIRQIKFSGNHSFSSERLREIVRLQKEGRFSSSLYTREQLDEDASALVLFYKREGFRNPRVAPEIDYDDTRTDATVTYKIDEGIRTRIGRITLQGNQRLPETTLKEALRIAPEDPYYEAIVREGARQLLSAYEKEGYLYAAVQSLTDFSEDQTTADITYDLSEGEQVRVGRIVLDGNLKTRDHVLLRELVIREGDPYSFDQILTSQQRLYRTGLFSGVRFEPIRFEDKPTVHDLQLSVTERPSIGVEFGFGYADFEGVRGFFELSHRNLFGTGRSLSARAQGSRVQELYTLSYREPWFFFRDTDAHVVAAYEDREERTYDLERASGTVGVDKSFSKTVKGSLVYQYERNRLSNVDPDAQLTQEDIGRVTIGSITPSLIRDTRDDPFNPRSGSLNGITVQDAAQIFGSEAQFVKTTVQSSWYQALSEKLVFAFSARAGVAQRFGETEVIPLTERFLAGGRSTVRGYGQDKLGVERVTIINGDPIGGNAMLIFNEELRIALPRSFGLVLFFDHGNVWLDHRDVRFSDIKSTTGIGVRYNTPVGPFRLDWGYKLNREADEDPWTVHFTLGHAF